A region of Leifsonia xyli DNA encodes the following proteins:
- a CDS encoding TetR family transcriptional regulator — MTATPAVPGRRERNKQEKLDRIIAAASTLFAERGVDDVTTQEVAEAADIGAGTLFFYARTKGELLLMVQNALYADALQEGRHAAQALDQPVDALLAIAAPIIHCNRTQVENGRTYLREMVFGDPTEPHHAKALEIASETEQVMAETIARTTGVAADQAAVLAHIASAVLFLAMSTSPADTDSRTIAENVRRQIAALFVPECP; from the coding sequence ATGACCGCCACCCCCGCCGTCCCCGGCCGGCGAGAGCGCAACAAGCAGGAGAAGCTCGACCGCATCATCGCGGCCGCGAGCACGCTCTTCGCTGAGCGTGGCGTCGACGACGTCACAACACAGGAGGTGGCCGAGGCCGCGGACATCGGGGCGGGCACGCTCTTCTTCTACGCGCGCACCAAGGGCGAGCTGTTGCTGATGGTGCAGAACGCGCTTTACGCCGATGCTCTCCAGGAAGGCCGGCATGCGGCCCAGGCGCTGGACCAACCAGTTGACGCGCTCCTCGCTATCGCGGCGCCGATCATCCACTGCAACCGCACGCAGGTCGAGAACGGGCGTACCTACCTCCGCGAGATGGTCTTCGGCGACCCGACGGAGCCCCACCATGCGAAGGCGCTCGAAATCGCCTCCGAGACCGAGCAGGTCATGGCCGAGACGATCGCACGCACAACCGGTGTAGCCGCCGACCAGGCCGCGGTCCTTGCCCACATCGCCTCCGCGGTCCTCTTCCTCGCGATGTCCACCAGCCCGGCCGACACCGACAGCCGGACCATCGCGGAGAACGTGCGCCGCCAGATCGCCGCCCTTTTCGTACCGGAATGCCCGTGA
- a CDS encoding KTSC domain-containing protein codes for MQRVGFDSAVIASAGYDAGLRMLEVEFSSGAVYRYFLVPARVWRELQAAESAGGYFGAAIRGRYPEEWMPEGGTR; via the coding sequence GTGCAACGGGTGGGGTTCGACAGCGCGGTCATCGCGTCGGCGGGCTACGACGCCGGCCTGCGGATGCTCGAGGTGGAGTTCAGCTCGGGGGCGGTGTACCGGTACTTCCTCGTGCCGGCGCGGGTGTGGCGGGAGCTGCAGGCGGCGGAGTCGGCCGGCGGCTACTTCGGGGCGGCGATCCGCGGCCGGTACCCGGAGGAGTGGATGCCGGAGGGCGGGACGCGGTGA
- a CDS encoding tellurium resistance protein TerC, which yields MEVALPLWFEIGSFVVLLAILAFDLMIIFKRPHIPSPKEAALWVTFYVALALVFALLMLLIGDAEHAGQFLAGWLTEYSLSIDNLFVFVIIMARFQVPRKYQQEVLMVGIILALIFRGVFILLGAGLIASFSAIFYLFGAFLLWTAFNQAFRSHDDEGEEDSWFIRFARRHLKVSNQYEGNKLRTTVSGRRMFTPLIIVFLALGTTDLLFALDSIPAIFGITQSPFIVFTANVFALMGLRQLYFLLGHLLDKLVYLKFGIAFILAFIGVKLIFHAMHENELPFINGGEHIEWAPDISTWTSLAVIVGAMLVATIASLVKLRMSGITVAEAMHDGDTEDTEEDETETAAVDGIQEDPRT from the coding sequence GTGGAAGTCGCTTTGCCCCTCTGGTTCGAGATCGGCTCGTTCGTCGTCCTGCTCGCCATCCTCGCGTTCGACCTCATGATCATCTTCAAGCGGCCGCACATCCCGAGCCCGAAGGAGGCGGCCCTGTGGGTCACCTTCTACGTGGCCCTCGCGCTGGTGTTCGCGCTGCTGATGCTGCTGATCGGGGATGCGGAGCACGCCGGGCAGTTCCTCGCCGGCTGGCTGACCGAGTACAGCCTGAGCATCGACAACCTGTTCGTGTTCGTCATCATCATGGCCAGGTTCCAGGTGCCCCGGAAGTACCAGCAGGAGGTGCTCATGGTGGGCATCATCCTGGCCCTGATCTTCCGCGGCGTCTTCATCCTGCTGGGCGCCGGGCTCATCGCGAGCTTCAGCGCGATCTTCTACCTGTTCGGCGCGTTCCTGCTGTGGACGGCGTTCAACCAGGCGTTCCGCAGCCACGACGACGAGGGCGAGGAGGACTCCTGGTTCATCCGGTTCGCTCGCCGCCACCTCAAGGTCTCGAACCAGTACGAGGGCAACAAGCTGCGCACCACGGTGAGCGGGCGGAGGATGTTCACGCCGCTGATCATCGTGTTCCTCGCACTCGGCACCACGGACCTGCTGTTCGCCCTGGACTCCATCCCGGCGATCTTCGGCATCACGCAGAGCCCGTTCATCGTCTTCACCGCGAACGTGTTCGCCCTGATGGGCCTCCGGCAGCTGTACTTCCTGCTCGGGCACCTGCTCGACAAGCTGGTGTACCTCAAGTTCGGGATCGCGTTCATCCTCGCCTTCATCGGCGTGAAGCTCATCTTCCACGCCATGCACGAGAACGAGCTGCCGTTCATCAATGGCGGCGAGCACATCGAATGGGCGCCCGACATCAGCACGTGGACCTCGCTCGCGGTGATCGTCGGTGCGATGCTTGTCGCTACGATTGCAAGTCTGGTGAAACTGCGGATGAGCGGCATCACCGTCGCCGAGGCCATGCACGACGGCGACACGGAAGACACCGAAGAGGACGAGACCGAGACCGCGGCCGTCGACGGCATCCAGGAGGACCCCCGCACATGA